cgctttttgtCGACGCTTCGATTCAACCTCCAGTCCCTGGTGCTTCTCTGGCGGAGCTCTCCGTTTGTGACTGCACGCGTTctggttttttttcttttcggcAGCACTGTCAAGGCAGCTGCTGTTGTGGTGAGAACTTCTCCTTTTCGGCTCAGCAAAGCGAGCGCCTTTCCCGGCTgccttcccgccttcttctcccactGTTTTCGTTGCATTTCGCAACATCGCCCCCACCCTTCCTCTGAAGAGCCAGGCACGTTTCTAGTCGTCCCGTTTGCGAGTGTCTCGCCCGCCGGTCCAGAGAGGCGCTGAGAGGACCCGCCAGGTGGGGGGACTCGCGGAGAGCCGGCGGTTCCGCTGTCCTTGTCACAGACACTTCGCGACGCGCGTTCGGCTTACAGTGAGGTTTCCAACATGGCTCTGCGTGTAACGGAGGAGATCGACAAGCCCCAGACTGACCGACGCAGCTACAGGTTTGTCCAACTGCCGAACCACTTGTCGGTGCTCCTGGTCAGCGACGCTGAGGCGGACTTGGCGTCTGCAGCCCTGGACGTCAACGTAGGCGCGTTCTTTGATCCCCGGCCAGTGGAAGGCCTCGCACATTTCTGCGAGCACATGCTCTTCCTGGGCACAGAGAAGTTTCCGGATGAGACGGAGTACTCCAACTTCATCAAGCAGCATGGGGGCTGCAACAACGCGTACACTGagcacacgcacacaaacTATCACTTCTCCGTTGCGCCGGAACACCTCGAGGGCGCTCTGGACCGATTTTCCCagtttttcgtttcgccgCTTTTCACCGAAAGTGCAACGGACAGGGAGTTGAACGCCGTCGACAGCGAGTTCCGCCTGAGACTCGTGAACGATTTTATTCGGCGGTGGCATTTGCTCCACAAACTGGCGAATCCGGAACACCCGTTCAATCGGTTCTCATGTGGAAACCTGGTGTCGCTACAGGAGGTCCCGAAGGCGCTCGGCGCCGACGTCCGGCAGGAGCTGCTGGCCTTCCACAAGAAATGGTACAGTGCGAACATCATGACGCTTGTCATCCTCGGAAAAGACTCCTTGGATCGGCTGCAGGACCTCGCCGAGAAGTACTTTGGAACGATCCAAAACAAACAAGTGCCTCTGCGCCCCTCCCGGGCAATCGTGGACCCGAACGTCCCGGTCTTTCGGCCTGAAGAAGATTTGCAACAAGTCGCCTACATCGTCCCGATCAAAGACCAAAGAGAAATCCACTTCGAGTTTGTCCTGCCTCCCCAAATAGACGCCTGGAAAACTAAACCGACCCGGTACCTTTCTCACCTCGTCGGCCATGAGGGCAAaggctctctcctctccgcgctgaagaaagaagggcTGGCCATCGGCCTGAACAGCTGGAGTCTTGACGAGGAATGCGTCAGCATCTTTTACATTTCCATTGAACTCACGGAGCAGGGAGCGTCTGACGCTGGGATTGATCGGTAAGACGGACACGGGAAACACATCGCGATGCAACCGGAGCAGACGCGTCGTGGTTCCTTTCTTGACGCCTGAACTGTGTCTGAGGACTCCCTCACAAACTCCATTGACATGGCCCTCAAGTTCCTAATGGGACATCACTTCCTGTcgagcgtctcctctccttttgcGGCACAGAGCCAGAGTTGTCTCCACGTTCCACACAAATAGGGTTTGTAGTCGGGGAGACGAGACTGGGTTCGAGTGCCGCCGACAGCAAATGGTCAATGCAGTGCTACACGTTCGGTGGCGTCTGTGCGTTGTTGTGAGCTTTGTGGCAAGGACGAAACACTGTGCAAAGACCTTTCCCTGGGTGCGCGAACGGAAAAAGCTCTGGTCaggtttccttttctctgatctcgcgtttctctgcttgccATTCAGAGTGGAAGACCTCGTCTTTCTTTATCTGAGCTTGCTTCGCACCTCGCCTGTCCAGGAATGGGTTTTCGAGGAGTCGAGGTCTTTGGCGGAGATGGGCTTTCGCTTTGCCGACACAGAGAACCCGCTGCCGTTTTGCATTTCACACGCGAAATACCTTCACCGGTATCCTCCTGAGTACGCGTTGTCGGGGCCTCacctctttttttctctcgacaAGACGCAAATCGAAGACATTCTCCAACGGCTCACACTGGACGCTTTACGCATCGAGGTGGTTGGAAAGCGCTATGCAGACCTGTGCACCAGCAAAGAAGACATCTACGATATCTCGTACCATACGGAAGCCTTCTCGAGCAAACAGCGTCAACGATGGGGCGGCATTCTACGCGCTTCGCCTCAGGTAATGATAAACCTGTTTTCAGCCGGTGACACCAAGATGCCGGTCTCCGTGAATCAAGTGTACTACTCTTCATAGATCTATTTGTGTTTATGCAGTCGTTCTCATGTTTCCCGGTGTATTCACTGAACGGCCATTTCCCGTAACCaaacatacatgcatatgcatatatgcgtgCGTGCTTAGAAACGTATACGCGGATGCTCGCCGCGTATACGTTTCGACTTCCCTGGACGCTTGGCGCCACGCTTCGTGCGACGGGCTCCCGatgcgctgtctccgcgcgttTCACGCCTCTCCGTCagctgtttccttccctcctgcGCTCAGGAAGCCTGGGATGCAGCGACGAAAGAAGGGCTGAGTTTTCCAACTCCTAACCCTTTCGTCCCGACCGATCTGTCGTTGCGCCCGCTggccgcctctccgtcgtctgcctcttcccttccctgcGCCCTGCCGGTATCGGGTCTTGGCGGGGACGGAAACCAGTCCTCCTTCCCGCACCTTGCAAAGGTTCAGCCACAAATTTACTTCAAGCAAGACGACACCTTTTTGCTGCCCAAGCTGTCGGTTCGTCTTTGGATCAAAACGCCGGTGCCGGCGACGAACAACCAGGATGTTCTGACGGAGTTCTACATG
This region of Neospora caninum Liverpool complete genome, chromosome VI genomic DNA includes:
- a CDS encoding Peptidase M16 domain protein, related; the protein is MALRVTEEIDKPQTDRRSYRFVQLPNHLSVLLVSDAEADLASAALDVNVGAFFDPRPVEGLAHFCEHMLFLGTEKFPDETEYSNFIKQHGGCNNAYTEHTHTNYHFSVAPEHLEGALDRFSQFFVSPLFTESATDRELNAVDSEFRLRLVNDFIRRWHLLHKLANPEHPFNRFSCGNLVSLQEVPKALGADVRQELLAFHKKWYSANIMTLVILGKDSLDRLQDLAEKYFGTIQNKQVPLRPSRAIVDPNVPVFRPEEDLQQVAYIVPIKDQREIHFEFVLPPQIDAWKTKPTRYLSHLVGHEGKGSLLSALKKEGLAIGLNSWSLDEECVSIFYISIELTEQGASDAGIDRVEDLVFLYLSLLRTSPVQEWVFEESRSLAEMGFRFADTENPLPFCISHAKYLHRYPPEYALSGPHLFFSLDKTQIEDILQRLTLDALRIEVVGKRYADLCTSKEDIYDISYHTEAFSSKQRQRWGGILRASPQEAWDAATKEGLSFPTPNPFVPTDLSLRPLAASPSSASSLPCALPVSGLGGDGNQSSFPHLAKVQPQIYFKQDDTFLLPKLSVRLWIKTPVPATNNQDVLTEFYMRTWVYVQTVAEMVNEDLYDAEVAGLYFTLNGGDWPGEISLSAQGFNDKLPLLVDKLTFALSHSGAVPPAEAHREGSPDSAKDAGKTNGEAPFRLDRRAFDVVKENLHRKLSNSILYRTVSQQAATLRGEALEIPYFSYEELLRVLEKLAPADVEEVPRTLFQRACVEALIVGNMSSAEAYSMVEMALKNLNIETKLDGSSLPEKAVVDLASLNLARLRSSLPGHCAAAASSPSADASTDRQENGHSGNGDTKLCAVRATEDLKASEVKLKIRSENSNPQDPNSAAFLRFQVGDLEIRERSMLSLFSHCVSQAFFDELRTQQQLGYVVHAHRSFQLRSQGMDFFVAGSKFSADLMATRIERFVEKYIGSLRHIDAVLSDSLFEKHRAALISELKVRPQNVFEEAQRYAQEISTRHFLFDRRERTVAELASLEKNEFLRFILHRLRPSPVLLLCIDRQAAASDLASREGQAAGENGESLQTETQREAQKRRASESQPEKSNLFEGWTDVPAPRELRNYATRTFAMPK